One Spirochaetota bacterium genomic window carries:
- a CDS encoding fibronectin type III domain-containing protein, which produces MKRTIVIGITIIAVLLAGISRAGAEFVFLRDGRIIEGKILNETPAAVTVKKSDGSVTVFARGAVLRILFTRVYMGKVYINKTDGKVLEAYIVDEDQEAYTVRTDITSPKEIVIRREDVLFMARKNPTGLNGRVSQKHVDLAWKPPYNPVKKYKIYVSPRGGQYREAGTSLGTRFRVTGLNCNMEYLARVTAVDRDNYESLPSNEIRIVTEKGRPVPPGGVRIAKMASDRDRVYTAHLAWERAEDPCGGVISDYNVYLKTFDVPGKDGGSKEAVPAGKVKIPSGYRLVGRTSESVFQIKGLRDSTQYGVIVTSVDNTKDESDSGAEIAFNTGVSRPAYPYPVTCKKELSKDAKELSAIITWGEVKDEFRRIAGYRVYRREGGGFRAIGATERTDFAVKNLSPAKKETFTVRSIDVRGMESEDSYPVSTGLLRYTVFTARSGCVVPLRDFGRLYKPGYGVALYVGVDNLFLDGLGLGIETGYSYLEGKTGKSTFTAMVPFMGKISYRIQLTRWFSLDPSIAMGGSWNRADRSVFMEGLVESLLFQRYRTRSQVEPMFAAGLDCTFIIKKFLLLRAGARYGGIIENKGLMDFISLTGAIGFRF; this is translated from the coding sequence ATGAAAAGAACGATAGTTATCGGTATAACGATCATCGCGGTCCTCCTGGCGGGGATCAGCCGGGCCGGGGCGGAATTCGTGTTTCTCCGAGACGGACGCATCATCGAGGGGAAGATCCTGAACGAGACGCCGGCGGCCGTAACCGTGAAAAAGAGTGACGGCTCCGTCACGGTCTTTGCCCGGGGCGCGGTGCTCCGCATCCTATTCACCCGGGTCTACATGGGCAAGGTTTACATCAACAAGACCGACGGCAAGGTCCTGGAGGCCTACATCGTGGATGAGGACCAGGAAGCGTACACGGTGCGGACCGATATCACCTCGCCGAAGGAGATCGTGATCAGGAGGGAGGACGTGCTCTTCATGGCGCGGAAAAATCCCACGGGCCTGAACGGCAGAGTCTCCCAGAAGCACGTGGACCTTGCCTGGAAACCGCCCTATAACCCGGTGAAAAAATACAAAATATACGTCAGCCCCAGGGGCGGCCAGTACCGGGAGGCGGGGACAAGCCTGGGAACAAGGTTCCGGGTGACCGGCCTCAATTGCAACATGGAATACCTGGCCAGGGTGACAGCGGTGGACCGGGACAATTATGAGTCCCTCCCGAGCAACGAGATCAGGATCGTGACGGAAAAGGGGAGGCCGGTCCCGCCCGGGGGCGTGAGGATAGCGAAGATGGCCTCGGACCGGGACCGGGTCTATACCGCGCACCTGGCCTGGGAGAGGGCGGAGGACCCCTGCGGCGGCGTCATCAGCGATTACAATGTCTACCTGAAGACCTTCGATGTTCCCGGGAAGGACGGCGGTTCGAAAGAGGCGGTACCGGCCGGGAAGGTGAAGATTCCATCGGGGTACCGGCTTGTAGGCAGGACCTCGGAGAGCGTGTTCCAGATAAAGGGCCTCAGGGACAGCACCCAGTACGGCGTCATCGTGACCTCCGTGGACAACACGAAGGATGAATCGGATTCCGGGGCGGAGATTGCCTTCAATACCGGCGTGAGCCGTCCCGCCTATCCTTACCCCGTGACCTGCAAGAAGGAGTTGTCGAAGGACGCAAAGGAGCTCTCGGCCATTATAACCTGGGGCGAGGTAAAGGACGAATTCAGGAGGATAGCCGGCTACCGCGTGTACCGCAGGGAAGGCGGTGGATTCAGGGCCATCGGCGCCACGGAAAGGACGGACTTCGCGGTTAAGAACCTATCGCCGGCAAAGAAAGAGACCTTCACGGTGCGCTCTATTGACGTGCGGGGCATGGAGTCGGAGGACAGCTACCCGGTTTCCACCGGCCTTCTGCGCTACACCGTGTTCACCGCCCGGTCAGGGTGCGTGGTGCCCCTGCGCGATTTCGGGCGCCTCTATAAGCCGGGCTACGGCGTGGCCCTCTACGTCGGGGTGGACAACCTCTTCCTGGACGGACTCGGCCTGGGGATTGAGACGGGATATTCATACCTGGAAGGCAAGACCGGCAAGTCCACCTTCACCGCCATGGTCCCCTTCATGGGGAAGATATCCTACCGGATACAGCTCACCCGGTGGTTCTCCCTGGACCCGTCGATCGCCATGGGCGGGAGCTGGAACAGGGCTGACCGGAGCGTGTTCATGGAAGGTCTGGTGGAGTCGCTGCTGTTCCAGCGCTACCGGACAAGGAGCCAGGTGGAGCCCATGTTCGCCGCGGGCCTGGACTGCACCTTCATCATAAAGAAATTCCTGCTGCTGCGCGCCGGCGCCCGGTACGGCGGCATTATCGAGAATAAAGGTCTCATGGATTTTATAAGCCTGACCGGTGCCATCGGGTTCAGGTTTTAA
- a CDS encoding tetratricopeptide repeat protein: MKKIGLIIAMGLLWAVLSPAPIGAADSLNEGVNRYRAGDFKGAIDSFTRALEIRPDDYVAYNNRGLAKQELKDHRGAVADFNRSIQLKPGYHVSYYNRGVSREALRDVAGAIADFTKAIALKPDYYKAYNNRGVCRAKKKDYAGALGDFQKAIEMDPDNGMGYCNRGLVKNLKGDRKGACVDFRIALRKGYGPAKDRIRRNCR; the protein is encoded by the coding sequence ATGAAAAAAATCGGCCTCATTATCGCCATGGGACTTCTGTGGGCGGTCCTTTCACCGGCACCGATCGGAGCCGCCGATTCCCTGAATGAAGGGGTAAACAGGTATAGAGCCGGCGATTTCAAAGGCGCCATTGACTCTTTTACCAGGGCCCTCGAGATCAGGCCGGATGATTACGTGGCGTACAACAACAGGGGCCTGGCAAAGCAGGAGCTGAAGGACCACCGCGGGGCGGTGGCTGATTTTAACAGGTCGATACAACTCAAGCCCGGGTATCATGTCTCCTACTACAACAGGGGCGTCTCACGGGAGGCCCTGAGGGACGTCGCGGGCGCCATCGCCGACTTCACGAAGGCCATTGCATTGAAGCCGGATTATTATAAAGCCTACAACAACAGGGGCGTGTGCAGGGCGAAGAAGAAGGATTACGCCGGCGCCCTGGGCGATTTTCAGAAAGCCATCGAGATGGACCCGGATAACGGGATGGGATACTGCAACCGGGGCCTTGTCAAGAACCTCAAGGGAGACAGGAAAGGGGCCTGCGTTGATTTCAGAATTGCCCTGCGAAAGGGCTATGGCCCGGCAAAGGACCGGATACGGAGAAATTGCAGGTAG
- a CDS encoding amino acid ABC transporter substrate-binding protein, with the protein MKYRRALPVLCWFTFSIASLLPICGCGPSRVKVAVMTKLEAGSIVGSSEINASKLFLDDNNVNNMEIIPLDDGWNPARAVEAYGELEKRGIRILVTSHTSNCALALEKLIQRDHVLTFVTGAATPLLKDKDDYIIRNIQDVGSEQKSIAEYINGLPGDGIIIIRDTDNNAYTGPALDHFKRHLKKQISGIIEISIGKFNIDDINRLIRNRGFGIAYLLIGGYNVASGSIAQAIRSVNPKAPIIFTPWMKTPTLLDTLGDAVNNSVMPSHYPPRKPGGPIDEYFKRFKERFGYSPTYISLNVYTALEILHDAVSAGHRDPDSIRRYIINRKKFKTRFNTIVFDKEGDVNAPLYFITDITKEF; encoded by the coding sequence ATGAAATATCGGCGGGCTCTCCCGGTCCTGTGCTGGTTCACATTCTCCATTGCTTCACTGCTGCCGATCTGCGGATGCGGACCCTCCAGGGTTAAAGTGGCCGTTATGACCAAGCTTGAGGCCGGCTCCATCGTCGGATCCAGCGAGATAAACGCGTCCAAGCTCTTCCTCGATGACAATAACGTCAATAATATGGAGATCATTCCCCTCGATGACGGGTGGAATCCCGCCAGGGCGGTAGAGGCGTACGGAGAATTGGAAAAGAGGGGGATCCGGATTCTTGTTACGAGCCATACGTCCAATTGCGCCCTGGCCCTTGAAAAATTAATACAACGAGACCATGTCCTGACCTTCGTAACCGGCGCGGCGACTCCCCTCCTGAAAGACAAGGATGATTATATAATCAGGAACATACAGGACGTCGGGAGCGAGCAGAAAAGCATCGCCGAATATATCAACGGGCTCCCCGGCGACGGCATCATCATTATCCGTGATACAGACAATAACGCCTATACCGGCCCGGCGCTGGACCACTTCAAGCGGCATCTGAAAAAACAGATCAGCGGCATCATCGAGATATCCATCGGCAAGTTCAATATCGATGACATCAACAGGCTTATCAGGAATAGGGGGTTTGGCATAGCTTATCTCCTGATCGGCGGTTACAACGTGGCGTCCGGAAGCATCGCCCAGGCGATACGGAGCGTCAACCCGAAGGCGCCCATCATCTTTACGCCGTGGATGAAGACCCCGACGCTCCTCGATACCCTGGGCGATGCCGTTAACAATTCGGTAATGCCCTCCCATTATCCACCGAGAAAACCGGGAGGGCCCATCGACGAATATTTCAAAAGGTTCAAAGAGAGGTTCGGCTATTCTCCCACGTATATCAGCCTGAACGTGTATACCGCGCTGGAGATATTGCATGACGCGGTTTCGGCCGGTCACAGGGACCCGGATTCGATCAGGCGCTATATCATCAACAGGAAGAAATTCAAAACCAGGTTCAACACCATTGTATTCGATAAGGAAGGCGATGTCAACGCGCCGCTCTATTTTATCACCGATATTACGAAGGAATTTTAG
- a CDS encoding NHL repeat-containing protein, giving the protein MKTFMKLLLVAVLIWPVLACGDLYTGVFKNMGIILLAPPALNDLGPLADSGSILVPRPTLATDGHLDTTIAVYCGIDGEISVTGHEVSGIYTQGSLDTAAGGFVFAGLDMNKTYRIIVVARNAMGYSVKQATRMPYNPIAVAVYGQGGDFTTSNPNKDGISAKSLVRPASIAINDHGVYIADSRNYRVLYYAGNSTEASLVYGQGGSFSTAINNNGGVSAASMSDPYSVAIYAGDVYITDPNNHRLLFFEWDSTTATRVYGQGGDFTTQALNYPSLAESGLYIPYAIATDGVGIYIADAGNNRVLYYAGTSTTATRVYGQGGNFATSNDNKGGISASSLYYPCGLAVDAGGIYIADYQNHRVLYYEGTSTTATRVYGQGASGTNFTSNGSSTSATGLNGPTGVALDASGVYIADHNNNRVLHYWGTSVTATGVYGQGGSLTSAAINQGAGAASPTATSLYHPWGIAVYSDRVYITDWDNHRVLRY; this is encoded by the coding sequence ATGAAAACCTTCATGAAATTATTACTGGTGGCGGTCCTGATCTGGCCTGTCCTGGCCTGCGGCGACCTCTACACCGGCGTGTTTAAAAACATGGGGATCATTCTTTTGGCGCCGCCGGCGCTGAACGACCTGGGGCCGTTAGCGGATTCCGGCTCAATCCTGGTTCCGCGGCCGACCCTGGCCACTGACGGGCACCTTGACACGACCATTGCCGTCTACTGCGGCATTGACGGCGAAATAAGCGTTACCGGCCATGAAGTGTCCGGAATCTATACCCAGGGCTCCCTCGATACCGCGGCCGGGGGATTTGTCTTCGCCGGCCTGGATATGAATAAAACATATCGCATAATAGTAGTGGCCCGGAACGCCATGGGGTATTCGGTGAAGCAGGCGACACGGATGCCCTATAATCCGATCGCGGTGGCAGTGTACGGGCAGGGGGGTGATTTTACAACATCAAACCCCAATAAAGACGGTATAAGTGCAAAAAGTTTAGTTAGGCCGGCAAGCATTGCAATTAATGATCATGGTGTTTATATAGCTGACAGTCGGAATTATCGAGTATTATATTATGCAGGGAATAGTACAGAAGCATCTTTGGTCTATGGTCAGGGCGGCAGTTTCTCAACTGCTATTAATAATAACGGCGGCGTCAGCGCTGCAAGCATGAGTGACCCATATTCTGTAGCGATTTATGCGGGCGATGTATATATAACTGATCCCAATAACCACCGTTTGCTGTTTTTTGAATGGGACAGTACAACAGCAACGCGGGTTTATGGCCAGGGAGGTGATTTTACAACTCAAGCTTTAAATTATCCTAGTTTAGCTGAAAGCGGTTTATATATTCCTTATGCAATAGCGACGGACGGAGTTGGGATTTATATCGCTGATGCGGGGAACAATCGAGTTCTATATTATGCTGGAACTAGCACGACGGCGACCCGTGTTTATGGTCAGGGCGGTAATTTCGCAACCAGTAACGATAATAAAGGCGGCATCAGCGCCAGTAGTTTGTATTATCCTTGCGGATTAGCGGTTGATGCAGGTGGTATATATATCGCTGATTACCAGAATCATCGGGTTCTGTATTATGAAGGGACCAGCACGACTGCGACGCGGGTCTATGGTCAGGGTGCTTCAGGAACAAATTTTACCTCGAACGGATCCTCTACTAGCGCAACAGGTTTGAATGGCCCGACAGGTGTTGCGCTTGATGCGAGTGGTGTCTATATTGCTGATCATAACAACAATCGTGTACTGCATTACTGGGGAACCAGTGTGACCGCAACTGGGGTTTATGGCCAGGGTGGTAGCTTAACATCCGCTGCCATCAATCAGGGGGCTGGAGCTGCTTCTCCCACCGCTACAAGCTTATACCATCCCTGGGGTATAGCTGTTTATTCAGATAGGGTATATATTACCGACTGGGATAACCACCGCGTGCTCCGGTATTGA